One window of Canis lupus baileyi chromosome 21, mCanLup2.hap1, whole genome shotgun sequence genomic DNA carries:
- the BRMS1 gene encoding breast cancer metastasis-suppressor 1 isoform X3 yields MPIQPPSKDTEEMEAEGDSAAEMNGEEEESEEERSGSQTESEEESSEMDDEDYERRRSECVNEMLDLEKQFSELKEKLFRERLSQLRVRLEEVGAERAPEYTEPLGGLQRSLKIRIQVAGIYKGFCLDVIRNKYECELQGAKQHLESEKLLLYDTLQGELQERIQRLEEDRQSLDISSGPYIVYMLQEIDILEDWTAIKKARAAVSPQKRKADGP; encoded by the exons atgcccatccAGCCTCCAAGCAAAGACACAGAAGAGATGGAAGCAGAGGGTGATTCGGCCGCTGAGATgaatggggaggaggaagagagcgAGGAGGAGCGGAGCGGCAGCCAGACTGAATCGGAGGAAGAGAGCTCAG AGATGGACGACGAGGACTATGAGCGGCGTCGCAGCGAGTGCGTCAATGAGATGCTGGACCTGGAGAAACAGTTCTCGGAGCTCAAGGAGAA GTTGTTCAGGGAACGGCTGAGTCAGCTGAGGGTGCGGCTGGAGGAAGTGGGGGCTGAGAGAGCACCTGAATACACAGAGCCTCTGGGGGGACTGCAGCGGAGCCTCAAGATCCGCATTCAGGTGGCAG GGATCTACAAGGGCTTCTGTCTGGACGTGATCCGGAATAAGTACGAATGTGAGCTGCAGGGAGCCAAACAGCACCTGGAG AGCGAGAAGCTGCTGCTGTATGACACGCTGCAGGGGGAGCTGCAAGAGCGGatccagaggctggaagaggaCCGCCAGAGTCTGGACATCAGCTCTG GTCCTTACATCGTGTATATGCTGCAGGAGATCGACATCCTAGAGGACTGGACAGCCATCAAAAAG GCTAGGGCAGCTGTGTCCCCTCAGAAGAGAAAAGCAGATG GACCATGA
- the CD248 gene encoding endosialin — protein sequence MLLRLLLAWAAAAPTLGQAPWAAEPRAVCGPGSCYALFPRRRTFLEAWRACRELGGDLATPRTPEEAQRVDSLVGPGPASRLLWIGLQRQARQCQPQRPLRGFTWTTGDQDTAFTNWAQPATGAPCPAQRCAALEASGEHRWLEGSCTLAVDGYLCQFGFEGSCPALLGEAGQAGPAVYTTPFHLVSTEFEWLPFGSVAAVPCQAGREASLLCVKQPEGGVGWSRAGPLCPGTGCGPDNGGCEHECVEEVDGRVSCRCTEGFRLAADGQSCEDPCAHAPCEQQCEPGGPQGYSCHCRLGFRPAEDEPHRCVDTDECQIAGVCQQMCVNYVGGFECYCREGHELEADGISCSPAGAMGARASQDLGDELLDDGDDEEDEHEAWETFDGSWTEVPGIPWMEATQPPDFGLAYRPSFPEDREHQMPYLDPTWPPPLSAPRVPYHSSVLSVTRPVVVSATRPTLPSAHRPSIISATRPPLAPAPEPPMIPDKHPALPPDHQFPMISANHPDLSSAYQPPIISATHPAWPPAHQPPVISAKHPQLSPGHQSPVFPDTQVTDTQATAHLPQIPANHTPPVATPNTHQSLVTPDVLDLKGQATHLPLTSTVQPPLTTTPRPPVLPAHQVPVPAATQPPGLHTTLTSEPPGSPTNHTSLTSPTYPHSKPSQVPREGAHDSKVAPWLPSAAPTALGEASMAGHSRRDDRWLLVALLVPTCVFLVVLLALGIVYCTRCGPHAPNKRVTDCYRWVTHAGSKGPTESMPHRGSLTGVQTCRTSV from the coding sequence ATGCTGCTGCGCCTGCTGCTGGCCTGGGCGGCCGCGGCGCCCACCCTGGGCCAGGCCCCCTGGGCGGCCGAGCCCCGGGCCGTCTGTGGCCCGGGCAGCTGCTACGCGCTCTTCCCTCGGCGCCGCACCTTCCTGGAAGCCTGGCGGGCCTGCCGCGAGTTGGGGGGCGACCTGGCCACGCCGCGGACCCCCGAGGAAGCCCAACGCGTGGACAGCCTGGTGGGCCCCGGCCCCGCCAGCCGGCTGCTGTGGATCGGCCTGCAGCGGCAGGCCCGGCAATGCCAACCACAGCGCCCGCTGCGCGGCTTCACGTGGACCACGGGAGACCAGGACACGGCCTTCACCAACTGGGCGCAGCCGGCCACGGGGGCGCCGTGCCCGGCCCAGCGCTGCGCTGCCCTCGAGGCGAGCGGTGAGCATCGCTGGCTCGAGGGCTCGTGCACGCTGGCCGTCGACGGCTACCTGTGCCAGTTCGGCTTCGAGGGCTCCTGTCCAGCGTTGCTGGGTGAGGCGGGCCAGGCGGGCCCGGCGGTCTACACCACGCCCTTCCACCTGGTCTCCACCGAGTTTGAGTGGCTGCCCTTCGGCTCCGTGGCTGCTGTGCCGTGCCAGGCTGGCAGAGAAGCCTCCCTGCTCTGTGTGAAGCAGCCTGAGGGGGGCGTGGGCTGGTCTCGGGCCGGGCCCTTGTGCCCAGGTACCGGCTGTGGCCCGGACAACGGGGGCTGCGAACACGAGTGTGTGGAGGAGGTGGACGGTCGTGTTTCCTGTCGCTGCACCGAGGGCTTCCGGCTGGCAGCGGACGGGCAAAGCTGCGAGGACCCCTGTGCCCACGCCCCGTGTGAGCAACAGTGTGAGCCTGGTGGGCCACAGGGCTACAGCTGCCACTGTCGCCTGGGTTTCCGGCCAGCTGAGGATGAGCCGCACCGCTGCGTGGACACAGATGAGTGCCAGATCGCCGGCGTGTGCCAGCAGATGTGTGTCAACTATGTCGGTGGCTTTGAGTGCTACTGCAGGGAGGGCCACGAGCTTGAGGCTGACGGCATCAGCTGCAGCCCCGCGGGGGCCATGGGTGCTCGGGCTTCGCAGGACCTCGGGGATGAGCTGCTGGATGACGGGGATGATGAAGAGGATGAACATGAGGCCTGGGAGACCTTTGATGGTAGCTGGACGGAGGTGCCTGGGATCCCATGGATGGAGGCCACGCAGCCACCCGACTTTGGCCTGGCCTATAGACCCAGTTTCCCAGAGGACAGAGAGCATCAGATGCCCTACCTGGACCCCACCTGGCCACCCCCACTTAGTGCTCCCAGGGTCCCCTACCACTCCTCAGTGCTCTCTGTCACCCGACCCGTGGTGGTCTCTGCCACACGCCCCACATTGCCTTCTGCCCACCGACCCTCTATCATCTCTGCCACACGcccacccctggcccctgcccctgagccccccaTGATCCCTGACAAGCATCCAGCTTTGCCTCCTGACCACCAGTTCCCCATGATCTCAGCCAACCATCCGGATCTGTCCTCTGCCTACCAACCCCCCATTATCTCTGCCACTCACCCAGCATGGCCCCCTGCCCACCAGCCCCCAGTTATCTCCGCCAAACACCCTCAACTGTCCCCTGGCCATCAGTCCCCTGTGTTTCCAGACACCCAGGTCACTGATACCCAGGCCACCGCTCATCTGCCTCAAATCCCTGCTAACCACACTCCTCCGGTTGCCACTCCCAATACCCATCAATCCCTTGTAACCCCAGATGTCCTGGACCTCAAAGGCCAGGCCACCCACCTTCCCCTTACCTCAACTGTCCAGCCCCCTCTGACCACTACTCCCAGACCTCCTGTGCTCCCTGCCCACCAAGTCCCTGTGCCTGCTgccacccagcccccaggcctccacACTACCCTCACCTCAGAGCCCCCTGGGAGCCCCACTAACCATACCTCACTAACCAGCCCTACATACCCCCATTCCAAACCCTCACAAGTCCCAAGGGAGGGTGCCCATGATTCCAAGGTGGCCCCATGGCTGCCCTCAGCAGCCCCCACAGCCCTGGGGGAGGCCAGTATGGCAGGCCACAGCCGGAGGGATGACCGGTGGCTGCTGGTGGCACTCCTGGTGCCAACATGTGTCTTCTTGGTGGTCCTACTCGCACTGGGCATCGTGTACTGCACCCGCTGTGGCCCCCATGCACCCAACAAGAGAGTTACCGACTGCTATCGCTGGGTCACCCACGCTGGGAGCAAGGGCCCAACAGAATCAATGCCCCACCGGGGCAGCCTCACAGGGGTGCAGACCTGCAGAACCAGCGTGTGA
- the BRMS1 gene encoding breast cancer metastasis-suppressor 1 isoform X2: protein MISDGSPPPRAQMPIQPPSKDTEEMEAEGDSAAEMNGEEEESEEERSGSQTESEEESSEMDDEDYERRRSECVNEMLDLEKQFSELKEKLFRERLSQLRVRLEEVGAERAPEYTEPLGGLQRSLKIRIQVAGIYKGFCLDVIRNKYECELQGAKQHLESEKLLLYDTLQGELQERIQRLEEDRQSLDISSGPYIVYMLQEIDILEDWTAIKKARAAVSPQKRKADGP from the exons ATGATAAGTGATggctcccctcctcccagagcccagatgcccatccAGCCTCCAAGCAAAGACACAGAAGAGATGGAAGCAGAGGGTGATTCGGCCGCTGAGATgaatggggaggaggaagagagcgAGGAGGAGCGGAGCGGCAGCCAGACTGAATCGGAGGAAGAGAGCTCAG AGATGGACGACGAGGACTATGAGCGGCGTCGCAGCGAGTGCGTCAATGAGATGCTGGACCTGGAGAAACAGTTCTCGGAGCTCAAGGAGAA GTTGTTCAGGGAACGGCTGAGTCAGCTGAGGGTGCGGCTGGAGGAAGTGGGGGCTGAGAGAGCACCTGAATACACAGAGCCTCTGGGGGGACTGCAGCGGAGCCTCAAGATCCGCATTCAGGTGGCAG GGATCTACAAGGGCTTCTGTCTGGACGTGATCCGGAATAAGTACGAATGTGAGCTGCAGGGAGCCAAACAGCACCTGGAG AGCGAGAAGCTGCTGCTGTATGACACGCTGCAGGGGGAGCTGCAAGAGCGGatccagaggctggaagaggaCCGCCAGAGTCTGGACATCAGCTCTG GTCCTTACATCGTGTATATGCTGCAGGAGATCGACATCCTAGAGGACTGGACAGCCATCAAAAAG GCTAGGGCAGCTGTGTCCCCTCAGAAGAGAAAAGCAGATG GACCATGA
- the BRMS1 gene encoding breast cancer metastasis-suppressor 1 isoform X4, whose product MISDGSPPPRAQMPIQPPSKDTEEMEAEGDSAAEMNGEEEESEEERSGSQTESEEESSEMDDEDYERRRSECVNEMLDLEKQFSELKEKLFRERLSQLRVRLEEVGAERAPEYTEPLGGLQRSLKIRIQVAGIYKGFCLDVIRNKYECELQGAKQHLESEKLLLYDTLQGELQERIQRLEEDRQSLDISSEWWDDKLHARSSAKTWDSLPPSKRKKAPLVSGPYIVYMLQEIDILEDWTAIKKARAAVSPQKRKADGP is encoded by the exons ATGATAAGTGATggctcccctcctcccagagcccagatgcccatccAGCCTCCAAGCAAAGACACAGAAGAGATGGAAGCAGAGGGTGATTCGGCCGCTGAGATgaatggggaggaggaagagagcgAGGAGGAGCGGAGCGGCAGCCAGACTGAATCGGAGGAAGAGAGCTCAG AGATGGACGACGAGGACTATGAGCGGCGTCGCAGCGAGTGCGTCAATGAGATGCTGGACCTGGAGAAACAGTTCTCGGAGCTCAAGGAGAA GTTGTTCAGGGAACGGCTGAGTCAGCTGAGGGTGCGGCTGGAGGAAGTGGGGGCTGAGAGAGCACCTGAATACACAGAGCCTCTGGGGGGACTGCAGCGGAGCCTCAAGATCCGCATTCAGGTGGCAG GGATCTACAAGGGCTTCTGTCTGGACGTGATCCGGAATAAGTACGAATGTGAGCTGCAGGGAGCCAAACAGCACCTGGAG AGCGAGAAGCTGCTGCTGTATGACACGCTGCAGGGGGAGCTGCAAGAGCGGatccagaggctggaagaggaCCGCCAGAGTCTGGACATCAGCTCTG AGTGGTGGGATGACAAACTGCACGCCAGAAGCAGCGCAAAGACCTGGGACTCCCTGCCACCCAGCAAGAGGAAGAAGGCACCTCTCGTTTCTG GTCCTTACATCGTGTATATGCTGCAGGAGATCGACATCCTAGAGGACTGGACAGCCATCAAAAAG GCTAGGGCAGCTGTGTCCCCTCAGAAGAGAAAAGCAGATG GACCATGA
- the B4GAT1 gene encoding beta-1,4-glucuronyltransferase 1 gives MQMSYAIRCAFYQLLLAALMLVAMLQLLYLSLLSGLHGQEEQDQYFEFFPPSPRSVDQVKAQLRTALASGGVLDASGDYRVYRGLLKTTMDPNDVILATHASVDNLLHLSGLLERWEGPLSVAVFAATKEEAQLATVLTYALSSHCPDMRARVAMHLVCPSRYEAAVPDPREPGEFALLRSCQEVFDKLARVAQPGINYALGTNVSYPNNLLRNLAREGANYALVIDVDMVPSEGLWRGLREMLDQSKQWAGTALVVPAFEIRRARRMPTNKNELLQLYQVGEVRPFYYGLCTPCQAPTNYSRWVNLPEESLLRPAYVVPWQDPWEPFYVAGGKVPTFDERFRQYGFNRISQACELHVAGFDFEVLNEGFLVHKGFKEALKFHPQKEAENQHNKILYRQFKQELKAKYPDSPRHC, from the exons ATGCAGATGTCCTACGCCATCCGGTGCGCCTTTTACCAGCTGCTTCTGGCCGCGCTAATGCTGGTGGCGATGCTGCAGCTGCTCTACCTGTCGCTGCTGTCCGGGCTCCACGGGCAGGAGGAGCAAGACCAGTATTTCGAGTTCTTTCCCCCGTCCCCGCGGTCCGTGGACCAGGTCAAGGCGCAACTCCGCACCGCTCTGGCCTCTGGAGGCGTCCTGGACGCCAGTGGCGACTACCGCGTCTACAGGGGCCTACTGAAGACCACCATGGACCCCAATGATGTGATCCTGGCCACTCACGCCAGCGTGGACAACCTGCTGCACCTGTCGGGCCTGTTGGAGCGCTGGGAGGGCCCGCTCTCCGTGGCGGTGTTCGCGGCCACCAAGGAGGAAGCGCAGCTAGCCACGGTGCTGACCTACGCGCTGAGCAGCCACTGCCCCGATATGCGCGCCAGGGTGGCCATGCACCTTGTGTGCCCCTCGCGCTACGAGGCCGCTGTGCCTGATCCCCGGGAGCCTGGGGAGTTTGCCTTGCTGCGGTCCTGCCAGGAGGTCTTTGACAAGCTAGCCAGGGTGGCCCAGCCGGGGATCAATTATGCGCTGGGCACCAACGTCTCCTACCCCAATAACCTGCTGAGGAATCTGGCTCGTGAGGGGGCCAACTATGCCCTGGTAATCGACGTGGACATGGTGCCCAGTGAGGGGCTGTGGAGGGGTCTTCGGGAAATGCTGGATCAGAGCAAGCAGTGGGCGGGCACAGCACTGGTGGTGCCTGCCTTTGAGATCCGCCGAGCCCGCCGCATGCCCACGAACAAGAATGAGCTGTTGCAGCTCTACCAAGTGGGCGAGGTGAGGCCCTTCTATTATGGGCTGTGCACACCCTGTCAGGCACCCACCAACTACTCCCGCTGGGTCAACCTGCCAGAAGAGAGCTTGCTGAGGCCTGCCTACGTAGTGCCCTGGCAGGACCCCTGGGAACCATTCTACGTGGCTGGAGGCAAGGTGCCCACCTTCGACGAGCGCTTTCGCCAGTACGGCTTCAATCGCATCAGCCAG GCCTGTGAGCTGCACGTGGCAGGATTTGATTTCGAGGTGCTGAACGAAGGTTTCCTGGTTCATAAGGGCTTTAAGGAAGCTTTGAAGTTCCATCCccaaaaggaggcagaaaatcaGCACAATAAGATCCTTTACCGCCAGTTCAAACAGGAGTTGAAGGCCAAGTACCCTGACTCCCCTCGTCACTGCTGA
- the RIN1 gene encoding ras and Rab interactor 1 isoform X1 — protein sequence METPGEPGAGPLGAPSLSNFTPGHPEREKPAQDPLYDVPGAGGWQTVGPQRPGRTVSLRERLLLTRPVWLQLRASAAAALHVLRTEPPGMFLVRKSNTRGCQALCVRLPEASGPSFVSSHYIQESPGGVSLEGSELMFPDLVQLICAYCHTRDILLLPLQLPRAICQAATHKELEAISHLGIEFWSSSLNTRAQQGPSEDQLLPRLKPRPPQELDQGTGAALCFFNPLFPGDLGPTKREKFKRSFKVRVSTETSSPLSPPAVPPPPVPILPGAAPSETDRLPPRQLLRRESSVGYCVPGGASPSLPPLPSLREVDCGSPSSSEEEGAPRAHGSPATSPRLGHRRPLLRSMSAAFCSLLAPERQVGRVATALMQDRQTAVGQLVQDLLTQVRAGPEPRELQDVREALSRARAMLSTELGPEKLLPPERLEHILEKSLHRSVLKPLRPILASRLRHRLSANGSLGRLAEGLRLARAQGPGAFGSHVSLPSPVEMEQVHQKLLQLLHAYSPSAQVKRLLQACQLLYTALRTQAGEGAGADEFLPLLSLVLAQCDLPELLLEAEYMSELLEPTLLTGEGGYYLTSLSASLALLSGLDQAHTVPLSPSQELQRSLSLWEQRRLPATHSFQHLLRVAYQDPSSGCTSKTLAVPPGASIATLSQLCATKFRVTQPDTFRLFLYKEQGYHCLPPGALAHRLPTTSYLVYRRAEQPEAQEATPRATPEASSGQPEAGDREEAGARQGDGAFKVKASPEDSRGESETITERAEGGMGQAREGPAQPGGPEAEAAEE from the exons ATGGAAACCCCTGGGGAGCCAGGGGCTGGACCTCTTGGAGCCCCCAGCCTCTCCAACTTCACACCTGGGCACCCGGAGAGAGAAAA GCCAGCCCAGGACCCACTGTATGACGTGCCCGGGGCCGGTGGGTGGCAGACAGTTGGGCCCCAGCGGCCCGGGCGCACCGTGAGCCTGCGGGAGCGCTTGCTGCTCACGCGGCCCGTGTGGCTGCAGCTGCGGGCCAGCGCGGCGGCTGCTCTGCATGTGCTGAGGACCGAGCCCCCGGGG ATGTTCCTTGTGCGGAAATCTAACACTCGcgggtgccaggccctgtgcgTGCGGCTGCCCGAGGCCAGTGGCCCCTCCTTTGTCTCTAGCCACTACATCCAGGAGAGCCCTGGGG GCGTCTCCTTGGAGGGCTCAGAACTCATGTTCCCAGACCTGGTCCAGCTCATCTGCGCCTACTGCCATACCCG agacatcctcctcctcccactgcaGCTCCCCAGAGCCATCTGCCAGGCAGCCACCCACAAGGAACTGGAAGCCATCTCCCATCTGGGCATTG AGTTCTGGAGCTCCTCCCTCAACACCAGGGCTCAGCAGGGCCCATCTGAAGACCAGCTGCTGCCCCGGCTGAAGCCCCGGCCCCCACAAGAGCTGGACCAGGGTACGGGAGCCGCCCTGTGCTTCTTCAATCCCCTGTTCCCAGGGGACCTGGGCCCCACCAAGCGGGAGAAATTCAAGAGGAGCTTCAAAGTGCGTGTGTCCACGGAGACCTCTAGCCCTCTGTCTCCACCCGCTGTGCCACCTCCCCCGGTCCCCATTCTGCCAGGTGCAGCCCCCAGCGAGACAGACAGGTTACCCCCTCGCCAGCTTCTGCGAAGGGAGAGCTCAGTGGGGTACTGTGTGCCAGGGGGCGccagccccagcctcccacccctaccctccCTCCGGGAGGTAGACTGCGGCTCCCCCAGCAGCTCGGAAGAGGAGGGGGCGCCCAGGGCCCACGGAAGCCCAGCAACCTCACCCCGCCTGGGCCACCGGAGGCCCCTGCTGCGGTCCATGAGCGCGGCCTTCTGCTCCCTGCTGGCGCCTGAGCGGCAGGTGGGCCGGGTGGCCACAGCTCTGATGCAGGACCGACAGACGGCTGTGGGCCAGCTGGTGCAGGACCTCCTGACCCAGGTGCGGGCTGGCCCTGAGCCCCGGGAGCTGCAGGATGTCCGAGAGGCGCTGAGCCGGGCTCGggccatgctgagcacagagctgggccCTGAGAAGCTGCTGCCGCCCGAGAGACTGG AGCACATCTTGGAGAAGTCGCTGCACCGCTCCGTGCTCAAACCTCTCCGGCCCATCCTGGCCTCCCGCCTGCGCCACCGGCTTTCTGCCAATGGCTCCCTGGGCCGCCTGGCTGAAGGCCTCCGCCTGGCCCgggcccagggccctggagccTTCGGGTCCCATGTGAGCCTGCCCTCCCCGGTAGAAATGGAGCAGGTGCACCAGAAGCTGCTGCAGCTGCTCCATGCCTACTCACCCAGTGCCCAGGTCAAGCGGCTCCTGCAGGCTTGCCAGCTGCTCTACACAGCCCTGAGGACCCAGGCGG gggagggcgcgggggcaGATGAGTTCCTCCCACTGCTAAGCCTCGTCCTGGCCCAGTGCGACCTTCCTGAGCTGCTGCTGGAGGCTGAGTACATGTCAGAACTGCTGGAGCCCACCCTGCTCACCGGAGAGG GCGGTTACTACCTGACCAGCCTATCGGCCAGCCTGGCCCTGCTGAGTGGCCTGGACCAGGCCCACACCGTCCCCCTGAGCCCGTCACAGGAGCTACAGCGCTCCCTCAGCCTCTGGGAGCAGCGCCGCCTGCCTGCCACCCACAGCTTCCAG CACCTCCTCCGAGTAGCCTATCAGGACCCCAGCAGCGGCTGTACCTCCAAGACCCTGGCAGTGCCCCCAGGGGCCTCGATTGCCACCCTGAGCCAGCTCTGTGCCACCAAGTTCCGAGTGACCCAGCCTGACACATTTCGCCTCTTCCTATACAAGGAGCAGGGCTACCACTGCCTGCCCCCTGGAGCCCTGGCCCACAGGCTTCCCACAACCAGCTACCTGGTCTATCGCAGGGCAGAGCAgcctgaggcccaggaggccacaccTAGGGCTACGCCAGAGGCCAGCAGTGGGCAGCcagaggcaggggacagggaggaggcgGGGGCGCGCCAGGGAGATGGGGCCTTCAAGGTCAAAGCCAGTCCCGAGGACAGCAGAGGAGAGTCTGAGACAATTACTGAAAGGGCCGAGGGAGGTATGGGCCAGGCCAGGGAGGGCCCTGCTCAGCCAGGGGGGCCAGAGGCTGAGGCAGCAGAGGAGTAG
- the RIN1 gene encoding ras and Rab interactor 1 isoform X2 produces METPGEPGAGPLGAPSLSNFTPGHPEREKPAQDPLYDVPGAGGWQTVGPQRPGRTVSLRERLLLTRPVWLQLRASAAAALHVLRTEPPGMFLVRKSNTRGCQALCVRLPEASGPSFVSSHYIQESPGGVSLEGSELMFPDLVQLICAYCHTRDILLLPLQLPRAICQAATHKELEAISHLGIEFWSSSLNTRAQQGPSEDQLLPRLKPRPPQELDQGTGAALCFFNPLFPGDLGPTKREKFKRSFKVRVSTETSSPLSPPAVPPPPVPILPGAAPSETDRLPPRQLLRRESSVGYCVPGGASPSLPPLPSLREVDCGSPSSSEEEGAPRAHGSPATSPRLGHRRPLLRSMSAAFCSLLAPERQVGRVATALMQDRQTAVGQLVQDLLTQVRAGPEPRELQDVREALSRARAMLSTELGPEKLLPPERLEHILEKSLHRSVLKPLRPILASRLRHRLSANGSLGRLAEGLRLARAQGPGAFGSHVSLPSPVEMEQVHQKLLQLLHAYSPSAQVKRLLQACQLLYTALRTQAGEGAGADEFLPLLSLVLAQCDLPELLLEAEYMSELLEPTLLTGEGGYYLTSLSASLALLSGLDQAHTVPLSPSQELQRSLSLWEQRRLPATHSFQVRAKSALFASKSRAPRTMPGPELALSPCTCND; encoded by the exons ATGGAAACCCCTGGGGAGCCAGGGGCTGGACCTCTTGGAGCCCCCAGCCTCTCCAACTTCACACCTGGGCACCCGGAGAGAGAAAA GCCAGCCCAGGACCCACTGTATGACGTGCCCGGGGCCGGTGGGTGGCAGACAGTTGGGCCCCAGCGGCCCGGGCGCACCGTGAGCCTGCGGGAGCGCTTGCTGCTCACGCGGCCCGTGTGGCTGCAGCTGCGGGCCAGCGCGGCGGCTGCTCTGCATGTGCTGAGGACCGAGCCCCCGGGG ATGTTCCTTGTGCGGAAATCTAACACTCGcgggtgccaggccctgtgcgTGCGGCTGCCCGAGGCCAGTGGCCCCTCCTTTGTCTCTAGCCACTACATCCAGGAGAGCCCTGGGG GCGTCTCCTTGGAGGGCTCAGAACTCATGTTCCCAGACCTGGTCCAGCTCATCTGCGCCTACTGCCATACCCG agacatcctcctcctcccactgcaGCTCCCCAGAGCCATCTGCCAGGCAGCCACCCACAAGGAACTGGAAGCCATCTCCCATCTGGGCATTG AGTTCTGGAGCTCCTCCCTCAACACCAGGGCTCAGCAGGGCCCATCTGAAGACCAGCTGCTGCCCCGGCTGAAGCCCCGGCCCCCACAAGAGCTGGACCAGGGTACGGGAGCCGCCCTGTGCTTCTTCAATCCCCTGTTCCCAGGGGACCTGGGCCCCACCAAGCGGGAGAAATTCAAGAGGAGCTTCAAAGTGCGTGTGTCCACGGAGACCTCTAGCCCTCTGTCTCCACCCGCTGTGCCACCTCCCCCGGTCCCCATTCTGCCAGGTGCAGCCCCCAGCGAGACAGACAGGTTACCCCCTCGCCAGCTTCTGCGAAGGGAGAGCTCAGTGGGGTACTGTGTGCCAGGGGGCGccagccccagcctcccacccctaccctccCTCCGGGAGGTAGACTGCGGCTCCCCCAGCAGCTCGGAAGAGGAGGGGGCGCCCAGGGCCCACGGAAGCCCAGCAACCTCACCCCGCCTGGGCCACCGGAGGCCCCTGCTGCGGTCCATGAGCGCGGCCTTCTGCTCCCTGCTGGCGCCTGAGCGGCAGGTGGGCCGGGTGGCCACAGCTCTGATGCAGGACCGACAGACGGCTGTGGGCCAGCTGGTGCAGGACCTCCTGACCCAGGTGCGGGCTGGCCCTGAGCCCCGGGAGCTGCAGGATGTCCGAGAGGCGCTGAGCCGGGCTCGggccatgctgagcacagagctgggccCTGAGAAGCTGCTGCCGCCCGAGAGACTGG AGCACATCTTGGAGAAGTCGCTGCACCGCTCCGTGCTCAAACCTCTCCGGCCCATCCTGGCCTCCCGCCTGCGCCACCGGCTTTCTGCCAATGGCTCCCTGGGCCGCCTGGCTGAAGGCCTCCGCCTGGCCCgggcccagggccctggagccTTCGGGTCCCATGTGAGCCTGCCCTCCCCGGTAGAAATGGAGCAGGTGCACCAGAAGCTGCTGCAGCTGCTCCATGCCTACTCACCCAGTGCCCAGGTCAAGCGGCTCCTGCAGGCTTGCCAGCTGCTCTACACAGCCCTGAGGACCCAGGCGG gggagggcgcgggggcaGATGAGTTCCTCCCACTGCTAAGCCTCGTCCTGGCCCAGTGCGACCTTCCTGAGCTGCTGCTGGAGGCTGAGTACATGTCAGAACTGCTGGAGCCCACCCTGCTCACCGGAGAGG GCGGTTACTACCTGACCAGCCTATCGGCCAGCCTGGCCCTGCTGAGTGGCCTGGACCAGGCCCACACCGTCCCCCTGAGCCCGTCACAGGAGCTACAGCGCTCCCTCAGCCTCTGGGAGCAGCGCCGCCTGCCTGCCACCCACAGCTTCCAG GTCAGAGCCAAGTCAGCCTTGTTCGCCTCCAAATCTCGGGcgcctagaacaatgcctggcccGGAACTGGCACTCAGTCCATGTACGTGTAATGATTGA
- the BRMS1 gene encoding breast cancer metastasis-suppressor 1 isoform X1 yields the protein MPIQPPSKDTEEMEAEGDSAAEMNGEEEESEEERSGSQTESEEESSEMDDEDYERRRSECVNEMLDLEKQFSELKEKLFRERLSQLRVRLEEVGAERAPEYTEPLGGLQRSLKIRIQVAGIYKGFCLDVIRNKYECELQGAKQHLESEKLLLYDTLQGELQERIQRLEEDRQSLDISSEWWDDKLHARSSAKTWDSLPPSKRKKAPLVSGPYIVYMLQEIDILEDWTAIKKARAAVSPQKRKADGP from the exons atgcccatccAGCCTCCAAGCAAAGACACAGAAGAGATGGAAGCAGAGGGTGATTCGGCCGCTGAGATgaatggggaggaggaagagagcgAGGAGGAGCGGAGCGGCAGCCAGACTGAATCGGAGGAAGAGAGCTCAG AGATGGACGACGAGGACTATGAGCGGCGTCGCAGCGAGTGCGTCAATGAGATGCTGGACCTGGAGAAACAGTTCTCGGAGCTCAAGGAGAA GTTGTTCAGGGAACGGCTGAGTCAGCTGAGGGTGCGGCTGGAGGAAGTGGGGGCTGAGAGAGCACCTGAATACACAGAGCCTCTGGGGGGACTGCAGCGGAGCCTCAAGATCCGCATTCAGGTGGCAG GGATCTACAAGGGCTTCTGTCTGGACGTGATCCGGAATAAGTACGAATGTGAGCTGCAGGGAGCCAAACAGCACCTGGAG AGCGAGAAGCTGCTGCTGTATGACACGCTGCAGGGGGAGCTGCAAGAGCGGatccagaggctggaagaggaCCGCCAGAGTCTGGACATCAGCTCTG AGTGGTGGGATGACAAACTGCACGCCAGAAGCAGCGCAAAGACCTGGGACTCCCTGCCACCCAGCAAGAGGAAGAAGGCACCTCTCGTTTCTG GTCCTTACATCGTGTATATGCTGCAGGAGATCGACATCCTAGAGGACTGGACAGCCATCAAAAAG GCTAGGGCAGCTGTGTCCCCTCAGAAGAGAAAAGCAGATG GACCATGA